Part of the Gymnogyps californianus isolate 813 chromosome 26, ASM1813914v2, whole genome shotgun sequence genome, CAGGGAGTAATGCACTTGGTGGTGCTCCTGAGAGAAGATGCTGGCATGGGAGGGGAAGTACTAAGAGCTGCGGTGCAGGGCACTGGGGCTCAGAACTAGGTCTGGGGCTCCCAGCAGGCAGTGCCAGTGGCTGCAGCCCCAAGAGAGCTCTGAccatggagagagcagcagcgagTCTCGTCCaactctggagagctgctctggctgcagaggggcagctgGGAGTGCTGGGGTCAATCTTGGCTGCCCTGCACCTCCCACCCCAGGGTGTCTTTTGAGTCCCCGGAGCAATCCCACTGACTGGggtgacagccctgcctgcctgggaatgGAGGGGAATTTGGGGTTTCCATCAGCTTCTTGGAGGGTCATGGCTTTTGTTCAgatccctgtccttgtccctgggctggcccagccctgcatcccCACAGGTGgccccagagctctgccctgcaggcacCACTCAGGACAGAGTGCATTCAGGCCTGGGGAAACATCCTCCTGGCACACTTCCCACAACAGACCTCAGTGCCCCGTTCCCCTGTGGCCGTCTGGCTTTGACTGCTCGCCCCAGCACCcgaccccttccctgccttggccATGGCCCACgtgaggctttgcagacagccctgctctggggtctgccaggctctgggcatgtcTGAGACCATGCAGGTCTGGGTGTTTCCCGAGTGCACACACTGAGCCCAGCAAGAGGACGGGGCTGGTCACATTTCAAAGATCAGCCCTCAGCTGCACCATGGTGAAtggccagggctggaaatggctgctaGGGGGAACTAGGACTGGGGGTGACTTTGGGGTGAGGGACAGCGcatggggtggaggaggctgtgtcAAGGAcatgtgctgggcacagagactgagggacagcagcaaactcacagggctgctgaggcatgcttccttcagtgcaagCCCTGAtgcagggtcccagcctccctttCGATGCCACCCTTGAGGAGGGGCGATGGCACTAAGAGATGGGTAGTTGTGAGCACCGGCCCTTCTTCATCCACTACCCAGGCCTGGTGGAGCACCAGGACAGTGAGgacttctgcctctgcaccaTGAACATGCTTTAGGGCACCCACAGTCTGGGCATTGTCTTGGATTAGGTGAACgctggtatttttgtctctgaggcaATTTCCAGCCTAGGTCATCTCTGTTCTGAGCTCTCCCTAACCCTCTGCTGATCTACCTGGCTGTTCCTGGCCCCTTCCCATCATCCCTGCAGGGTCCCAAGCtggcggtgctgctctgcagagccatttggCTGTGGTGCCTGGGGTCACAGGGTGACTCCACACTGGCCTTGCTGgtcagggtgggaagcagctccagctggatggggaggACTGCTGCTAatctccccagtgcactggggagatcCCAGTTTATTACAGAGAGGCTATGGGGGAGTCAGCTCCGCCCCAGTGTTAGACACACTCTTAcacaggctccaggtgagacagaGCAGGTTCATGCCTCTGGACAAGTgagacaaatccaaacatttgtcTGCGAACATGATCACCACAAGTAACAATACTGATAAAGCTAATGCTAATGAGACTGGTAACAGTAACGATGATACATCAAAGCACCCATTTGGGATGGGATATCctgggagagggatggagagtTTATCACTATTGCAAAACCTTTCATGTAAGCCCTTTCCTAActgcatccttgagctcctggttcctcatgctgtagatgagggggttcactgctggaagcACCACAGAGTGCAGCACTGCCACCACCAGATtcagggatgggcaggagatggagaggggcttcaggtgctgagaaacagggagaccatggccaggtgaggaggcacatggaaaaggctttgtgccatccctgctcagaggggatcctcagcacagtagCGCAGATTTTCACACGAgacccaggagggtcccgtaaTGGGTTTTTTGAGAAGGGTTGTGCGTCTTGAAGCGCACGGAGTCGGGGAAAGTTCTTAGCTCAggcacaaacactgaagctctGACACCACAGGGACCCGTTATCTGACCACGGcgcaaaagaagcatttttacctcaccacgtgccttccttgtgcttattTGGTTCATTGCCCTGGAACAcgccaggagcacaggcaccacCGGTACTGCAGGTAAGACGTGAGCAATGCCCTGCCCAcccgctgccagctgcctgaggGCCATTTGCCCCGGAAGTCACTCCCCTCTACTGGTCACGTGCCTTGTGGGGATTGCCTGGAAGGAGCGGCCACCCCTTCTGCTTTACCCGGAAGTACCTCTGACCCAGAAGGCCCTTCCCCTCATACCATGGGGCTGCCATTTTGTTTGGCCGCCATTTGGGGGCTGCCATTTTATGAATGGGGGCTGCCATTTTATGGGAGTGAGCTGCCATGTTCTTCAACAtcatactgctctgtgcttggctgACAGCCACTGCTTGCCAGCATCAAACCCACGTGTTCTCAGGAAGTGCTATGATTGGCTGGCAAAAGGAGCCTCCCCTCCCGTGCACCCAGAAgcacatcagcaaaggaagccCCCTGTCATTACGTACAGGGAGGCTGCCACTTTTCGCAGCCTCATTCCCcacatgttttcatgctgcattgtgGTTGGGTGGCAGCCATTTTTTGACACCATCATACCCACATGTTCTCATGCAGCCCTGtgactggctgcctgcctgctttggacaaggaagtgctcagatataaaaatatatacttgtattacaagatatatatttttaaaatatatatatatgagtgtccaaatatatagaaatatatttttatttatttattaatagatacaatattttaaatatatatacctttctatacatgtatgtatgtgtatacatttatatatctatataaatgtatatctatgtatttttatatatatataaacatttataaagccagagaaatgaaatgtataTAGCCATTATCATATAGGTATGAAATGGATGAAACCTTCTTTAATAAGAGctaatgaatgaagaattagagtttaaatgtgaatagaaagaaaagtacaagTGTGGGTCGAGGTCCCCCACTTTGCCGGGCTGCAGAAGAAGCCCAGACATGTCTGGGTTGGGGGAACTTGTCTGGGTTGGAAAGAAGAGCCCAATCCTGGGAAGTGGCCTAGGAGGCCCCAACATCCCAGACCAGCCCAGCAGGATGGCCACGCAGGGTCACTGGGGCAGCCTCTGAGCTTTTCTCGGTGCTGCAAGACTCAGGCAATGCTGTCTGCCaacatggaaaaccaggacaaaatgccaacttcagaagaatatgCGCATGGGGACAATATAGCAAAGACCCTAAGAGGATCTCAGAAAAGACCACGTgaaccagaagaaacagccagtgAGCCCATGAACTGCAAAGTGGATTTTGAGGTGCCAAACAGAGAGGTAGGGTGGTAGTGGGGaactccctttccccatggGTGTGGGGGTCTCACAGCTACCTGCAAGACCACTGTGTGGTGCAGATTGGTGCTATTTAGATTTCCTTGTCTTTAGGTTACTAACCTGAtggaatgtttcaaaaagctctggctgagtgagtgaggggagaagtcaggagtgtgCTGGCACctgtccaggtccacctgagccacaccagccaaagccagtgtgctgtgtgtatgtcatgtgaaaggatggggaagggggtgggggtggtggcTGTAATGTACATTTGTATTGAATACTGTAGGACCTGAGCAGGATGCAACTGGTATGGaagaaggggtggagattgtactggGTGTGGCTGGGACGGAGTTAGTTTTCTTGTTAGCAGCCgctatggtgctgtgctttgccttggtagccaaaacagtgttgagaacacactgacattggagctattgctgagcagtgcttgcacagcatcaaggctttctctctttctcactcgCCTCCCACAGCgagaaggctgggaggggacaaagccaggacagctgaccccagcggaccaaagggatattccacaccgTATGACGTCAtggtcagcagtaaaactggggaggggtgtgtgttctttgctcagagactggcttgGCATCAATCTCCTGCTGTGAGTGATTACTTctccacttattaaactgtctttatcttgacccatgagacttttttcctggcttttgcccttccagttccctcccccatcctgctggtggggagtgagcaagtgactgggtgggggctgccacatggggtcaccccaccacacgagcacagagcaaataggttggtatgtgcttgtgaggtcactggtgcctgaggaGATCataggctgggagctggcacatgGCCTGTGGAAGTGTTGTGAGATTGCTgatgcctgagtagctgataggccAAGAGCATGCACATGGCTTGTGTTGGagcttgtgaggtcacttgtGCCTTGATATCTCATAGGTGAGCAGATAGCAAGTAGGTGGATATGTGGTGgtcaggtcactggtgcctgagtagctgatagggagGAGGGAGACACATGGCTTGGGTATGTACTTGTGATGTCACTCTTGGCTGAATAGCTGATAGCCTTGATCAGGAGCATGGCCCTtacaggtgcttgtgaggtcaccGGAGGCAGAGTACCTCAACAGCAAGGACATGGCAAATGGGTGTATAGGTTCCTGTGAGGTCACTAGTGCCTGAGaagctgatagggcaggagcaggcatctGGCATTCTACTGGTTTtgctgggatagaattaactTTCTATTTAGTGAAATAGTGAGTGAGCGACTGTGTGGGAGgtagctgctggccagggttaatCCACAACAGGTATGTGTAGGTTGTTttgaggtcactggtgcctgagaagctgataggcaggagcaggcccatGGCTTGCGTCTGTGCTTCTGAGGTCACTCATGCCTGAGTAGCTCACAGGCCTGGAGTAGGCCCATGGCATGTGTAGGTGCTTCTaatgtcactgctgcctgagtagctgatagggcaggagcaggcccacAGTTTCTGCAGGTGGTTTTGAGGTGATTGGTGTCTGAATAGCTGATAGGCCAGGAGCAGGCCAATATCACCTGTAGATGCTATGGCATCACCTGTGGCTGAATAGCAGATAGGCCAGGAGCATGCACTAGCTGTGTATGAGCTTGTGATGTcgctggtgcctgagtagctgatagggcagaagctggcacatagtttgtgtaggtgcttctgatgtcaccaaGTCAATATTTAGACCACAACCAAATATGGGGTTTTGGAAGAACCATcattagcagcagcagtccatACACAGCACACACACGTCTGACAGTGTAACAACTCATGAGCACACAGCGGTTGCAGTAGGAGGGGTGTGAGGTCACCGTCAGTATAACCCATGAGCACACAGCAGTGGCCATAGGAGGGTGTGAGGTAACGTCACAGATGACACCCCAGTCTGTGGGACTCGGTGCAGAGCAGCCGTGTGCCCCATCAGAAGGGCAAGACAGGGAACGGGATCTGCCGTGCCCTGTGTCTGCAAGGCTgaaggagcagcccctgcagccctggctggagcagtcggggtgggggtggctcgGGGGCACCGcagggatgtgcctgggcaCGGTGCCAGAAGGAAACCACAGGCTTCCTGCCGGGTGCTGTGGGGGGAGCACGGAGAGCGCTGTGAGACCACGTGGGCTGTGGTTTGtgcacctgcaggctgcagctcccgagcCACCCATGGGGAATAACGGCCCCTCGGTGACATGTCAAGAGGCAGGGATACGTCTGAGCCTCTGGGCTGCGtgtctgctgccagggcagggacatgtcccagctccagctcatttCAAGGGACCTTCCATGGGGCTCTCCAGGGAGGAACGGGCAAGCTAGCACTCCTGGGATGGGGCTCTGGCCTGAGCTAggccctttcccagctgctgctccagcacagcaggatctgaagcaggggcaggggctgtttccttcccttcctgacacagccctggtgcagtcccagccctgtggtTCCCATGGCACGGGGATGGCTGGACACTCGCACCTTGGGCTGTTGGATGTGCCCGGTATAGGAGATGCTCAGTGCTCCTGGTCCACACAGCAGGGTTCAAGgcatgaaaaatccattttccccCACTACAGCCGGCCCTGTCCTGTGACGCACCGCCACCACAGTGACGTGACACCTGCAGTGGAGCCATCCCTCATATATGGTCATGAATGgcgctggagaagttcattggagggctgggctgtgtcggAGGGGAGATAGCTCCCGATAATGTctaaaaaggtgctgctgctttgattggctcctcctgtagctgggctggcatctgcagagataTATTGCCCTCTCATCATCATTGTCCCATGAGTCcacaggagctgtggcagggagtgtggcgcagcagggatgtgctggcagggcaggaggctcagGATGGGCCGAGAGGGAGTCCTGTCCCCtcagatgctgtggctgctgctctgggtacagCTGTGCAGGGGTAAGTGCTGACTGCCTTGTcccacagcccagggccaggggctACCAGGGTGGTCATCAGGATCCGCCTAGGAATGGGGTTTCTTTGCAGGTGCTACTGAGACGAGGGGCAGAAGGGGCTCAAGTCCATGGAGcctgtgcctttccctgtgcccatGCGGGTGGGAGAgagtatctccttttccagggctCCAGTGTTTAGGGCAGCCTGTGGCTGGCTGCATTCACAGACACCCTCTCGTGGGGTACCCCCTgttgcccagcactgtgcctcTGGAGCCAGTGGTGGCCTAGCTGGTGATGGCAGCCCCCAGAGATCCCCAGAGCACTGCCAACCTCTGGGGTAGCCTGGAGGGTTTGTgtgctgctcactgccccctTAATCCAGGGGAGCCCTGACCCTATGAGGGCAGTGTGTACCCCACAGAGAAGGGGAGCGGGACATCTACAGTAGAGACACATCCTTTGTGGAGGGCCTGGCCCAGTGCAGGGACTGGACTGACACCAGggatgaggagaggagatgggttGGGGGATCCTCAGGTTTCTCTCAGTGCTCCCTGGGAACTCAAAAAGCCATGGGGTGGGTTTGGATGGTGGTGGGGCAGGTGGTTTGCATGGGAAGCTGCAGGCCTGGTACACAGGGCTGTTgagggggtgctgggctggggaggagcgggtgccagtgcagggctgggcagggtgcAGGTGGGTATGGGTGGGGGCAGGTAGCCATTGGTGTGGGAAGAGGTGCCTTGTGCAGTGGGATAGTAGGGGACCCAGCAGAGCTAGAACTGGACACCCCAGCCTTGCGCAGGCCGTGGGGATAGAAGGGACCTCCACACTgcactggggacagcctgcAGGGGAGAGGGCTCCCACCCCAGTACCTCTGACTCGACCCAGGAAGGGGTTTCCCcagacctgcagtgctggggcttgGCACTCTCCTGACCCACCCCATGTTGGTGTTCAAAGGTGCTgcggaggtgaggctggcgaATGGCAGCAGtcactgtgctgggagagtggaggtgaaacaCAGGGGCCAGTGGGGGACTGTGTGTGGTGACTACTGGAGCATGGACGACGCAgcagtggtttgtaagcagctggactgtgggtctgctgttgGAGCTCCTCAGTACGGACACTTTGggccaggatctggccccatttggatggatgatgttggctgtaatggcaccgagtctgccctgtctgactgcaaacacgcAGGATGGGGTGAACATAACTGTGCTCACACTCACGATGCTGCAGTGACATGTTCAGGTAAGGAAATAGCCTGTACTCCACCTTTGGGGccagggtgggggaagggaccTTGACTGTGTCCTCAGGGAGCAAGAAGGGGACGCCAGAGCAGGGCTCAGTGACGCTGGTCTAACTGCCGAGCTGGGACTGTCATTGCTGATGTCCCCAGTCCCTGGGGAAAGCCCAGAGGGACCCTACCCCAGGGTGAACTAACCTTGCCACAGTGTCTTAGTCCCCCTCAGTcagtatcttgggctgcagatgaatcctccGTCCCTGCCCCGGGGTGTCCACTCATCTCCAcccattctgccagttcccagccaacagtgctgagggtccctgtgctggagaaagcaggggGGACTTGCTTGGCACTCCACACCTTGGAGGAACAGCATGAGATGACTGGTCCTCCTGGGTCATTCCCCTTCACAGGCATGAGTACCTCAAGTGAATCaaaagggcttttcagagaGGATGAGTACTGGGCcctgaggagagaagcagggtgGCACACAGCTCTtcactgcctgtccccagggctcggCTCTGTGGTCCAGCACTGCAAGGCTTAGGAACTTTGCAGCTGCTTGACTCTGGCTGcttccttccacatcaccgCATGCACGGGCTGGCACTGAGACATCCCTGGGACTTTGACAGCCCTGTAGGGGCATGGCTCCATGAAGCTAGCACTGACCACCTGCCCaacctctcctgcctgcctatCGATCCCCACACTGCCCCATGGAACAGGGTCTTTGCCAGCACTTACTGACTCTCATCTGTGCCTGCTGTTACCCTCTGAGTCAGTGTGAGGCCAGGGAGGCATGCAAGTCTCTGGGCCCTTTGTCCGGCCATTGGCTTGGGACCTGTGCATCTCTGGGCAGAGCACTGTGTCCCTGGCTGAGGACATCCCCTCCAAAGAGGTATTGGAGGGGTCTGGACAGGCACCAGCCATCACAATACAtgcaccatttctgtgctctgtgacatctCCCACCTAAAAGGAACCTCCCAATCCTCAGGAACAGCCCTGGGATTAGAGTGCACTACTGGTTGCCTCAGGGTGatgctcctgcctggcccaaagctctgcaggggctgagcaggctgcagcagtcatTATCATCTGGGCCACTTCCTGGACCCCAACTGCTCCCACCACTGCGGTGCTGGGGGGACCATGCCGGGCAGCACAGGGGACCTTGTGTGGGAGCAGTTTGTCTGAGCagtacctgtggctgtgagtctgcgacagacacataccctcgagtgctgtgatggtgtagagaaggggtggaggggggcctggatgtgtttgtgtcaccagcactcccccaacagcttcctctgggatgtgcaatgggcagtttggtcacagcttgcttggaggTGATGCAGGATGTGGTCTTGTAGCTGCCAGAGGGCTCTGGGAGCTGccaggtgtttgggttttttcccaggatttgtccgtctggtggaagggaagagccgttgctcaggacgtgtggagatccatgacggggaccagtggaaaactgtctgtgcttcacactttggtgccaaagctgctgacgtggtctgcagggagttgcagtgtggcagagccctgcctgtcgctgaggcagctcactttggaAAAGGGGTCAGTGCCatgtgggatggagagctgcagtgtgtggggaatgaatccctcctcatctcctgccccagggggtcctccagggagcagccctgcacccacgcgaacagcgctgttgtcacctgcacacgtaAGGACTCAGGGACGGGCATTGAACATTGGGGTGAGCTCCAGCCTGAGGGAGGCAGGTTGTGGGTGTGGGGACAAGGGAAGTCGGGTGTCTGTTCCCACAGGCTGGCAGAGAGGTGACCTTCCTGGGGGATCCTAGacaagggcagggctgggctgatgCCCAGGGACAAGGAGGGGGCATGCGTTGGGAGGGCTCACTGGGATCATTGTGTTGTTCtgcaggggacacagcaagaCCTGAAGGCAGAGGATAAGCTGGGAGGAGCCCGGGGCAGGCTGTGGTCCAGGGGAGCTGGGGGCCCtagggagaagcagcagtgtgtgctCGGGGGAGCCCTGTGGGGGCAGGTCTCTTctcagggtgctgggtggggaggagcaggtgCCCTAGGTGGGCATGGGCCAGGGGCAGGTGGCAGCTGGCCGTTGGGGTAGAAGGAGGTGCCAAAGGCTGTGGGGCCACAAATGACCCAGCAGGGCCACAACTGCACACCCCCAGCCTTGCACAGCCCGTGGGGATAGACGGGAGCCCTGCACTGCCCCGGGGACagcctggaggggagagggctccCACCTTGGCACCTCTGACTCCACCTGGGCAGGGTTCCCCAgacccccagggctggggctccgCGCTGTTCTGACTGTCCTTTGTCAGTGTTTGAAGGTGCtgtggaggtgaggctggcggATGGTGGCAaacgctgtgctgggagagtggaggtgaaacaACAGGGCCAGTGGGGGACCGTGTGTCGTAACTACTGGGACATGGACGATGCCgcagtggtttgtaagcagctggactgtgggtctgctgttgAAGCTCACCAGTACGCACACTTTGggccaggatctggccccatttggatggatgacgttggctgtaatggcaccgagtctgccctgtctgactgcaaacacgcAGGATGGGGTGAACATGACTGTGTTCACACTATTGACGCTGGCGTGACGTGTTCAGGTAAGGGGTCAGCCTGTTCCCCACCTTTTGGGCCAGGATGGGGGAAGGGACCTTGACTGTGTCCTCAGGGAGCAAGAAGGGATCCCAGAGCAGGACACAGTGATGCTGGTCTATGTGCCGAGGTGGGACAGTCATTGCTGATGTCCCAGTCCCTGGGGAAAGCCCAGAGGGACCCTACCCCAGGGTGAACTAACCTTGCCACAGTGTCTTAGTCCTCCTCAGTcagtatcttgggctgcagatgaatcctccGTCCCTGCCCCCAAGTGTCCACTCATCTCCAcccattctgccagttcccagccaacAATGCTGAGGGTCCCTGTGCTGGAGTAACCAAGGGGAACTTGCTTGGCACTCCACACCTTGGTGGAACAGCATCAGATGACTGGTCCTCCTGGGTCATTCCTCTTCACAGTCATGAGTACCTCAAGTGAATCAGAagggcttttcagagagcaTGAGTGCTGGGCTTGAGGAGTGGAGCTGGGCGGCACACAGACGTTTGCTGCCTGTCCCTAGGGCTCAGCTGTGTGGTCAAACAGTGCGAGGCCTCAGGGCTTGGTGGCTGCTTgaccctggctgctccctcccacatcACCACAGTCACAGGCTGGCATTGGGAAATCCCTGGGGTTGTGACAGCCCCGCGGGGACATgaccctgtgcaggcagcactgacCCACTGCCC contains:
- the LOC127025984 gene encoding scavenger receptor cysteine-rich type 1 protein M130-like — translated: MLVFKGAAEVRLANGSSHCAGRVEVKHRGQWGTVCGDYWSMDDAAVVCKQLDCGSAVGAPQYGHFGPGSGPIWMDDVGCNGTESALSDCKHAGWGEHNCAHTHDAAVTCSDGSAVEVRLADGGKRCAGRVEVKQQGQWGTVCRNYWDMDDAAVVCKQLDCGSAVEAHQYAHFGPGSGPIWMDDVGCNGTESALSDCKHAGWGEHDCVHTIDAGVTCSGLVEHQDSEDFCLCTMNML